TTGCGTATTTATGACCTCAAGCTGCGATAACTTCTAGGACACTCCTGAGTCGATCTGTGAAACAGAATACATATTTTGTAATAAATAGAGCTATGATGGCCCTGACTGTTATTTCTCCACTAGGAGTTTAACCGGTATGTCCCATCGCGATCCTGTTATGAGTGTTCCCGCTACAGCGGTTGATCCAACTCACGCTCTCCTCTCTCCTCAGCAAATGGTTGATCTATTGCAAGGTAAAATCCTCTTGGATGTCCGGTCCCACACCCATTGGGGAGGTGCAGTAACAGCGACCATGTACTTACCTCGGGTGCGATCGCATATTTGGTCTCAGCTCACAACCTACAGTCGCTGGGTGCGATTCTTTCCTGATATTGTCAAAAGCGAAGTGCTGGAGCATGCCTCCCAAACGGCAGGACAAACCCATCGTCTTTATCAGGCTGCCCGAAAAACTTTTTTCTTACTGTCCGTCGATGTAGAAATCTTCCTGAAAGTCTCAGAAAGATTTCAGGAAAATATCAAATTTTCCTTAGAGCGGGGCAGCTTTAGTGACTTTTCCGCTGACCTGACGCTGCAGGACTGTGGTGAGGGCACAATCCTCACCTATTCTGTTGCAGCTACACCACTGATTCCCATGCCGTCTATCTTCATTCAAGAGGCCATTCGCGCAGATCTGCCTGGGAATATGAAGCATATGCGTCAAGCACTCTGTAGCTAAACACTGAGCCAAATTAGCTAGCTTGTTTGACCTTATTAATCCACCCTTGATGGATATCGAGAACCTCTGAGTAGGGAAGATCCGAGTCGAAAACGAGGTCAAATAAAAAGGGGGGAAATTGTTTGGGAAACCAACGATTTAAGAGTCGGCTGACTTGTAATCGCAGAATAAACTCAAACACCAACCATCTATTGCGGGGAAAGGAATAGTCTGATAGCTCTCTTAAGGCATGGACTTCGGGAATTCTCTGGGCTGAAAACTCCGGTAAGGTTTGCGACCAGTTATCTTGGTGTTGATCTAGGAGTTGATTCAAGATCCCCACATCTTGAAGCGCAGAGTTACAGCCCTGGCCAATGGAGGCAGACACTGCATGAACTGCATCTCCAATTAAGAGAATATTTGAGCCTTCATGAAACCGTTGGCACCGGACCGTAGTAATTTTTGCTACGGGCCGCGACAGCAATGCTGCCGCTTCATCCAGGGTCATCAGTGCTCCAAACCGGGGGAAATTCTCCTGCACAAAAGCCAGTACCTCTTCTTTTGTAGTGTATTGGGCGATGGGGCTCTGATCACGCTTAAAGACCAGCACACCATTGAGCTGTGAGTTCCCTTGAGGGACCAACATCATGCGGACGTTGTTGGGTAAATTCCAGGTATGCACTTTGTCCGCAGCTAGCTGAATTCCATCTTCTGGCTGGTTGAGAAAGACCGATTTGTAGGCGTCGGGAATTAAGGTCTGCTCGCAGGGGAAGTTAACCTGTTCAGTCAAGGCCTCTCTCACCTTTGAGCCCGCTCCATCTGCCCCCACAACGACATCATAGGTATGGGAGACGACTTCACCGGCTTGCTCAAATAGAAGGGTTTGCGCGGATGGATTAAGGCCCGTACATCGACAGTCAAACTGCACTACAAACTGATCAGATGAGTACTGGTCTGATAAAAATTTCAGCAAGACTACCACGAGCTGCAGGCGATCAATCATCAAGCTAGGAGTCTTGCGAGGAATGACTCGATTTTTTTTTGAGACTTGATGCATGATCGTGCCATTACAAACCGTGCTTCGATCTGTAACGGCCTTTTCTAGACCGGGTATTCCTCGGAGGGCCTGTCGTCCCCGCTCCTGCAATGAAATCGGAAAGGTTCGATTCTGTACTTGTTGAGTCAGCCTCGGGTCAGAACGCTGCTCAAACACACTGACCCGATATCCGGGTCGTTTTAACAGGTACCCTGCCAACAACAGACCTGCAGGGCCTGCTCCTACAATCACAACATGCTGATCCGCCACTATGCACCTGCTCTAAGAATTCAGAACATGCATCAATTATCTCATTTCACCGAAAATCATTGCGCTATCAGTGAAAAAATGTCCAATGCATTTACGTCAAACACAATTCCGGAGTTGACGAATTCACAACAGGTTGACCCTCGATCACACGATTATCTTGATCCACCAACACTACCTGCGGTTCAAAGCCTTTTATTTCTTCCGACGTTAGCTGGGCATAGGTCATAATAATCACCCGATCGCCACGAGTACCGAGTCGCGCTGCGGCACCATTTAATTCCACAGCACCCGAATCGGCAGGAGCTGGAATGGCATAAGTGACCAATCGTTCACCGTTGTTCATATTCACGACTTGAACTTGCTCGTAGGGAACAATCCCAGCCGCATCCAATAACGTTTGGTCGATACTGATACTGCCCACATACTCGAGGTTCGTTTCTGTGAGTGTGCAGTGATGAATCTTGGAAAATAAAAAGGTGCGATGCATATAGACCATTCTACAGTCAGTCTTTATAGTCCGACTGTAGGTCAGAACACCGATCCTCACCTACGTACTCTAAAATAGGGGGCGGAACCTTGTGTTCGAACCAACGCCTACTTGGGATT
The Acaryochloris marina S15 genome window above contains:
- a CDS encoding SRPBCC family protein, yielding MSHRDPVMSVPATAVDPTHALLSPQQMVDLLQGKILLDVRSHTHWGGAVTATMYLPRVRSHIWSQLTTYSRWVRFFPDIVKSEVLEHASQTAGQTHRLYQAARKTFFLLSVDVEIFLKVSERFQENIKFSLERGSFSDFSADLTLQDCGEGTILTYSVAATPLIPMPSIFIQEAIRADLPGNMKHMRQALCS
- a CDS encoding NAD(P)/FAD-dependent oxidoreductase codes for the protein MADQHVVIVGAGPAGLLLAGYLLKRPGYRVSVFEQRSDPRLTQQVQNRTFPISLQERGRQALRGIPGLEKAVTDRSTVCNGTIMHQVSKKNRVIPRKTPSLMIDRLQLVVVLLKFLSDQYSSDQFVVQFDCRCTGLNPSAQTLLFEQAGEVVSHTYDVVVGADGAGSKVREALTEQVNFPCEQTLIPDAYKSVFLNQPEDGIQLAADKVHTWNLPNNVRMMLVPQGNSQLNGVLVFKRDQSPIAQYTTKEEVLAFVQENFPRFGALMTLDEAAALLSRPVAKITTVRCQRFHEGSNILLIGDAVHAVSASIGQGCNSALQDVGILNQLLDQHQDNWSQTLPEFSAQRIPEVHALRELSDYSFPRNRWLVFEFILRLQVSRLLNRWFPKQFPPFLFDLVFDSDLPYSEVLDIHQGWINKVKQAS
- the panD gene encoding aspartate 1-decarboxylase translates to MHRTFLFSKIHHCTLTETNLEYVGSISIDQTLLDAAGIVPYEQVQVVNMNNGERLVTYAIPAPADSGAVELNGAAARLGTRGDRVIIMTYAQLTSEEIKGFEPQVVLVDQDNRVIEGQPVVNSSTPELCLT